A single Methanocaldococcus bathoardescens DNA region contains:
- a CDS encoding YkgJ family cysteine cluster protein, which translates to MKSTSKNKTNKINFDVYLDGIAYHCIKCGFCCDAPTVTKKDLAKIAGYLKIPLAEVFKKYVGFFNGYIGELKEVGGKCIFLDKKTKKCKIYDARPLICRLRPYSVQLRDGKLTLTYDIWFLRHCRGLYLGDDKVEDEYFKYAELVLKYLGFEESVDEEEFKKAKERLLEESLKYRKK; encoded by the coding sequence ATGAAAAGTACATCAAAAAACAAAACAAATAAAATAAATTTTGATGTTTATTTGGATGGAATAGCGTATCATTGCATAAAATGTGGATTCTGCTGTGATGCTCCAACAGTTACAAAAAAGGATTTAGCAAAAATAGCAGGATATCTAAAAATTCCACTTGCTGAAGTTTTTAAAAAATATGTTGGATTTTTTAATGGATATATTGGTGAGCTTAAAGAAGTTGGGGGGAAATGTATATTTTTGGATAAAAAAACCAAAAAATGTAAAATTTATGATGCCAGGCCTTTAATATGTAGGCTTAGGCCATATTCAGTGCAACTTAGAGATGGGAAGTTAACATTAACCTATGATATATGGTTTTTAAGGCATTGTAGAGGACTTTATTTGGGAGATGATAAAGTTGAAGATGAATATTTCAAATATGCTGAGCTTGTTTTGAAGTATTTGGGATTTGAGGAAAGTGTTGATGAAGAAGAGTTTAAAAAGGCTAAAGAGAGGTTATTGGAAGAATCTCTAAAATATAGAAAAAAATGA
- a CDS encoding TRAM domain-containing protein: MFNNKGRRNVRNNEIRRNVPVKEGETYTVTIEDMGRGGDGIARVEGFVVFVPETQKGDTVDVKITAVKSKFAFAEKI, from the coding sequence ATGTTTAATAATAAAGGAAGAAGAAATGTAAGAAATAATGAAATTAGAAGAAATGTTCCAGTTAAAGAAGGTGAAACCTACACTGTTACAATTGAAGATATGGGTAGAGGCGGAGACGGAATAGCAAGAGTTGAGGGATTCGTTGTCTTCGTCCCTGAAACACAGAAAGGAGATACCGTAGATGTAAAAATAACAGCTGTAAAAAGTAAGTTTGCATTCGCAGAAAAAATTTAA